The Prochlorococcus marinus str. MIT 9301 genome segment TAATCCTATAGCCAAGAGAATTGTCAGCAATAATGTTGAATTTAAGGAATATGACATTAAATAATTTTTCTAGTAACTCGAGAATAAAAATTAAAGTTACATCATATTATAATTTTTTTGAATTATTCTGTAAAATATTCCTATTAGACAAAATTTCTTAATTAAATAAAATCTTAAGTAATATTCTAAATTTTAAATTTCTTTAAATACTTATTAACAATGACCATTGAAAATAAAAATATTGATCTTCTTTATAGCGATTTAACAGTAGATTTATACAATCTTTATAAAAAATCATCCTACCTAGCTATTGATACTGAAGCAATGGGTTTAATTCATGGAAGAGATAGACTCTGTTTAGTACAAATATGCAATGAATTTAAAAGAACATCGTGTATAAAAATCGAACTTAATACATCTTCTTCACCTCATTTAAAAAAACTTCTTGAAGATGAAAAAATTACTAAAATATTTCACTACGCGAGATTTGATGTAGCAGCTCTAAAATGCAATCTTGAAATTAATACAAAAAATATTTTTTGTACAAAAATTGCTAGTAAGTTGGCAAGAACTTATACAAATAAACACGGTTTAAAGGATTTAATTAATGAATTGTTAGGCATAGAACTAGACAAAAGCTCGCAAAGTAGTGATTGGGGTAGCAACGAAGATTTAACAAAAGATCAATTAGATTATGCAGCAAATGATGTTAGATATTTAATTGAAGCTATGCATAAATTAAAAGTTATCCTAGAAAGAGAGGATAGATATGAATTAGCTCAAAAATGTTTCGAAACAGTTTCTGTACATGCTGATTTAGACATACTAAAATTCTCAAATATATTTGAACATTAAGAATCAATCTTCAGTTAAAAAATTATCTTC includes the following:
- a CDS encoding ribonuclease D gives rise to the protein MTIENKNIDLLYSDLTVDLYNLYKKSSYLAIDTEAMGLIHGRDRLCLVQICNEFKRTSCIKIELNTSSSPHLKKLLEDEKITKIFHYARFDVAALKCNLEINTKNIFCTKIASKLARTYTNKHGLKDLINELLGIELDKSSQSSDWGSNEDLTKDQLDYAANDVRYLIEAMHKLKVILEREDRYELAQKCFETVSVHADLDILKFSNIFEH